The Epinephelus lanceolatus isolate andai-2023 chromosome 11, ASM4190304v1, whole genome shotgun sequence genome window below encodes:
- the LOC117247201 gene encoding claudin-15-like isoform X1, with the protein MKEMIEVIALFLGFSSWILIFISLHDQYWKESTTEGSVITTSTIYENLWMSCASDSTGIYNCRDFPSLFALPGYIQASRALMIASIVFGTFGLVATLVGMKCSKIGGENYVLKGRIAAIGGVFFLLQGLCTMIAISWYAANITQEFFDQFYPGTKYEIGEGLYIGWSSATLALCGGSCLLCACKVNKTDEKIPYPYQPSSRGHVLSTAGTSQSVPSHYGRNAYV; encoded by the exons ATGAAAGAGATGATCGAGGTTATAGCACTTTTCCTTGGATTCTCGAGCTGGATATTGATTTTCATATCACTACATGATCAGTATTGGAAAGAATCCACGACAGAAGGCAGCGTAATTACAACCTCCACAATCTATGAGAACCTCTGGATGTCTTGTGCAAGTGACTCAACAGGGATCTATAACTGTCGAGACTTTCCATCCCTTTTTGCTCTCCCAG GGTACATTCAGGCCTCTCGGGCCCTTATGATCGCTTCCATTGTGTTTGGGACGTTCGGGCTCGTGGCCACTCTCGTTGGAATGAAGTGCTCAAAAATAGGAGGAGAAAACTACGTCCTGAAGGGGAGGATCGCTGCCATTGGAGGAGTGTTCTTTCTGCTACAGG GGCTTTGCACCATGATTGCTATATCTTGGTATGCAGCCAACATCACCCAGGAGTTCTTTGACCAGTTTTATCCGGGGACAAA GTATGAGATCGGAGAGGGCTTGTACATTGGCTGGTCTTCAGCCACGCTTGCCCTTTGTGGAGGTTCGTGCCTTTTGTGTGCTTGCAAAGTCAACAAAACCGATGAAAAAAT ACCGTATCCGTACCAGCCATCCTCCAGAGGACATGTGCTGTCGACTGCGGGAACGTCTCAGTCTGTCCCAAGCCATTATGGGAGAAATGCTTATGTCTGA
- the LOC117247201 gene encoding claudin-15-like isoform X2, with the protein MNAIVEALAFFLGFLAWLMVGIALPNRYWRVSTVDGNVITTSTIYENLWMSCATDSTGVHNCRDFPSLLALSGYIQASRALMIASIVFGTFGLVATLVGMKCSKIGGENYVLKGRIAAIGGVFFLLQGLCTMIAISWYAANITQEFFDQFYPGTKYEIGEGLYIGWSSATLALCGGSCLLCACKVNKTDEKIPYPYQPSSRGHVLSTAGTSQSVPSHYGRNAYV; encoded by the exons ATGAATGCCATAGTGGAAGCTTTGGCCTTCTTCCTGGGGTTTCTGGCCTGGCTGATGGTTGGGATCGCCCTTCCAAATCGATACTGGAGGGTCTCTACGGTGGACGGTAACGTTATCACCACATCGACCATCTATGAAAACCTGTGGATGTCCTGCGCAACCGACTCTACGGGAGTACACAACTGTCGGGATTTTCCATCTTTGCTCGCACTTAGTG GGTACATTCAGGCCTCTCGGGCCCTTATGATCGCTTCCATTGTGTTTGGGACGTTCGGGCTCGTGGCCACTCTCGTTGGAATGAAGTGCTCAAAAATAGGAGGAGAAAACTACGTCCTGAAGGGGAGGATCGCTGCCATTGGAGGAGTGTTCTTTCTGCTACAGG GGCTTTGCACCATGATTGCTATATCTTGGTATGCAGCCAACATCACCCAGGAGTTCTTTGACCAGTTTTATCCGGGGACAAA GTATGAGATCGGAGAGGGCTTGTACATTGGCTGGTCTTCAGCCACGCTTGCCCTTTGTGGAGGTTCGTGCCTTTTGTGTGCTTGCAAAGTCAACAAAACCGATGAAAAAAT ACCGTATCCGTACCAGCCATCCTCCAGAGGACATGTGCTGTCGACTGCGGGAACGTCTCAGTCTGTCCCAAGCCATTATGGGAGAAATGCTTATGTCTGA
- the grk1b gene encoding rhodopsin kinase GRK1b translates to MDIGGLETVVANSAYVSARGSVDGAAAAAMRDKKMRARLKLPHIRDCEHMKTSIDSTFDSMCVKQPIGKRLFQQFLVGDATHKNAGELWKDIEDYTVSQEKDRVQKAQKTVNKYYKSASKNFCSFLEEKAITRVVEDFKNVRGDLFKESEQQLLKHLEKNAIDGFKNSMYFLRFVQFKWMESQPYDEEWFMDFRVLGKGGFGEVFACQAKATGKMYANKKLDKKRLKKRKGYEGAIVEKRILAKVHSRFIVTLAYAFQTKTDLCLVMTIMNGGDLRFHMYNVNEKNPGFDEKRACFYTAQIICGLEHLHQHRIIYRDLKPENVLLDDAGHVRLSDLGLAVELPPGKDTTTGYAGTPGFMAPELLQKKQYDYSVDYFTLGVTLFEMIAAKGPFRVRGEKVENEEVARRILNDPASYTPAFSKDCKDFCEGLLMKDPGKRLGFKDNNCDELRNQPFFKEINWGRMEAGMLPPPFVPSATMVYAKDIDDVGAFSTIKGVVLDNKDTEFYNDFASGNIPIPWQEEMIDTGVFGELNIWGENGKLPNDLDPNFVEAKGGGCVLL, encoded by the exons ATGGACATCGGTGGCTTGGAGACAGTGGTGGCAAACTCTGCCTACGTTTCAGCCCGTGGCAGCGTggatggagctgcagcagccgcCATGCGCGACAAGAAGATGCGTGCCAGGCTGAAGCTCCCACACATCAGAGATTGTGAACACATGAAAACATCCATAGACTCGACCTTTGACAGCATGTGTGTCAAACAGCCCATCGGCAAGCGCCTGTTCCAACAGTTTCTGGTGGGTGACGCCACCCATAAAAATGCTGGAGAGCTGTGGAAAGACATTGAAGACTACACCGTCAGCCAAGAGAAGGACAGAGTGCAGAAGGCCCAGAAAACTGTCAATAAATACTACAAGTCAGCTTCAAAGAATTTTTGCAGCTTCCTGGAGGAGAAGGCCATCACCCGGGTTGTTGAAGACTTCAAGAACGTCCGTGGTGACCTGTTTAAAGAGAGCGAGCAGCAGCTGCTCAAACACCTGGAGAAGAATGCCATAGATGGCTTCAAGAACAGCATGTACTTCCTGCGCTTTGTTCAGTTTAAATGGATGGAGAGCCAACCTTATGATGAGGAGTGGTTCATGGACTTCAGGGTCCTGGGTAAAGGAGGTTTTGGGGAAGTGTTTGCTTGTCAGGCTAAAGCAACAGGCAAAATGTATGCCAACAAGAAGCTAGACAAGAAGAGGCTGAAGAAACGCAAAGGCTACGAG GGAGCAATTGTGGAGAAGCGCATCCTTGCAAAAGTTCACAGCCGCTTCATTGTGACGCTGGCCTACGCCTTCCAGACCAAGACTGACCTCTGCCTAGTTATGACCATCATGAATGGTGGAGACCTCAG GTTTCATATGTATAATGTGAATGAAAAGAATCCTGGCTTTGATGAAAAGAGAGCGTGTTTCTATACAGCTCAGATCATCTGTGGGTTGGAGCACCTTCACCAGCACAGAATCATCTACAGAGACCTCAAACCAGAGAACGTACTGCTGGATGATGCAG GACATGTCCGCCTGTCAGATTTGGGTTTGGCTGTTGAACTTCCACCAGGAAAAGACACAACTACTGGATATGCAGGAACTCCAG GTTTCATGGCTCCAGAGCTGCTCCAGAAGAAGCAATACGACTactctgtggattattttacgCTGGGAGTCACCCTGTTTGAGATGATTGCCGCCAAAGGGCCCTTTAGAGTACGAGGAGAGAAG gTGGAGAATGAGGAGGTAGCTCGCAGAATCTTAAATGATCCTGCTTCATATACACCAGCTTTCAGCAAAGACTGCAAGGACTTCTGTGAAGGCCTGCTGATGAAGGATCCAGGAAAACGCCTCGGGTTTAAAGATAATAATTGCGATGAGCTTAGGAATCAGCCCTTCTTCAAAGAGATTAACTGGGGCCGAATGGAGGCAG GTATGCTACCTCCACCATTTGTACCGAGTGCTACGATGGTCTATGCCAAAGATATTGACGATGTGGGCGCCTTCAGCACGATCAAAGGTGTGGTCCTGGATAACAAGGACACTGAGTTCTACAATGACTTTGCTTCTGGCAACATCCCAATCCCCTGGCAGGAGGAGATGATCGACACAGGTGTGTTTGGAGAGTTGAACATCTGGGGAGAAAACGGCAAGCTGCCCAATGACCTCGACCCAAACTTTGTGGAAGCCAAAGGTGGAGGCTGTGTGCTGCTTTAA
- the slc25a35 gene encoding solute carrier family 25 member 35 — MDFVLSGAAACGACLFTNPLEVVKTRMQLQGELRSRGSYQVYYRNVFHAFYTIGKVDGLAGLQKGLVPGLVYQFCMNGVRLGSYAIIESSGYIHTNGRVNAAKTTIAGALAGVVGAVMGSPVYLVKTHLQSQATSSIAVGHQYQHQGMVHALSAIYRQHGILGLWRGSSAAVPRVSVGSAAQLSTFSSSKELVIDLQVFPKDSWLVALSAGMISSVVVVAAMTPFDVVSTRLYNQPVDHLGKGQLYKGFLDCFTKTLRKEGLLGLYKGLGASYFRLGPHTILSLFFWDELRKVYQKIR, encoded by the exons ATGGATTTCGTGCTGAGCGGAGCGGCGGCCTGCGGAGCCTGTCTGTTCACCAACCCGCTGGAGGTGGTCAAAACGCGGATGCAGCTTCAGGGGGAGCTCAGGAGCCGGGGCTCCTACCAGGTTTACTACCGCAACGTGTTCCACGCTTTCTACACCATCGGGAAAGTGGACGGACTGGCCGGCTTACAGAAGGGACTGGTACCCGGGCTGGTCTATCAGTTTTGTATGAATGGAGTCAGGCTCGGCTCGTACGCCATTATTGAGTCCTCTGGTTACATCCACACTAATGGAAGGGTCAACGCGGCCAAAACCACCATAGCAGGGGCTCTGGCTGGAGTGGTGGGAGCCGTGATGGGAAGTCCTGTGTACTTG gtgaagacTCATCTGCAGAGCCAGGCTACCTCCTCTATTGCAGTTGGGCATCAGTATCAACATCAG GGGATGGTGCACGCTCTGTCAGCCATTTACAGACAGCATGGCATTCTGGGACTGTGGAGGGGCTCCAGTGCTGCTGTGCCGAGAGTCAGCGTGGGGTCCGCTGCACAACTCtccaccttctcctcctccaagGAGCTTGTGATTGACCTACAG gtgttcccaaAGGACAGCTGGTTGGTGGCTTTGAGTGCCGGCATGATCAGCAgcgtggtggtggtggcggccATGACACCTTTTGATGTCGTGAGCACGCGGCTCTACAACCAGCCTGTGGATCATTTGGGCAAG GGTCAGCTTTACAAAGGATTCCTCGACTGCTTTACAAAGACGCTGAGGAAGGAGGGCCTGTTGGGACTTTACAAAGGCTTGGGAGCCTCTTATTTCCGGCTGGGCCCACACACCATTCTGTCTCTGTTCTTCTGGGATGAACTACGCAAAGTGTACCAGAAGATCAGATAA